One stretch of Daphnia pulicaria isolate SC F1-1A chromosome 8, SC_F0-13Bv2, whole genome shotgun sequence DNA includes these proteins:
- the LOC124310717 gene encoding tetraspanin-2A-like, whose product MNEDVSLVEFADGIIESTSVISGVEITGVADDHDGGCDDLKDRIHMSTVVDKRNKWTTSSKYFLCVFNVVSLVLGIVVLAMAIYIFAEWTLKHYIYEMEAYFFWTGPYILMASSSLTIFLSFFGCWATVNENPFLLTLLGCCEGSGWRDYSDNHMEIPHECRSQITGNMHVYGCGIVFSDYVEPLIGWMCGIAILLIVLQIFAIVAAVHPSPERENRR is encoded by the exons ATGAACGAAGATGTAAGTCTCGTTGAATTTGCTGACGGAATTATTGAGTCAACATCCGTAATATCCGGTGTCGAGATAACTGGCGTTGCGGATGATCATGATGGTGGCTGTGATGACTTGAAGGATCGGATCCATATG AGCACCGTAGTGGACAAGAGGAACAAATGGACCACGTcatcgaaatattttttgtgcgTCTTCAATGTTGTCTCCTTg GTACTGGGCATCGTTGTGTTGGCCATGGCCATTTACATCTTCGCCGAATGGACATTGAAACATTACATCTACGAAATGGAAGCGTATTTCTTTTGGACGGGTCCCTACATTTTGATGGCGTCGTCCAGTTTGACCATTTTCCTTTCCTTCTTCGGATGTTGGGCAACCGTCAACGAGAATCCATTCCTACTCACTTTG TTGGGATGTTGCGAAGGTAGCGGATGGCGAGATTATTCCGATAATCATATGGAAATTCCACACGAGTGTCGCAGTCAAATCACCGGGAACATGCACGTTTACGGTTGCGGTATCGTTTTCTCTGATTACGTCGAGCCACTCATCGGTTGGATGTGTGGCATTGCCATTCTACTCATCGTCCTacag ATTTTCGCCATAGTTGCAGCTGTGCATCCTTCGCCGGAACGTGAGAATCGAAGATAA